Proteins encoded together in one Desulfosporosinus meridiei DSM 13257 window:
- a CDS encoding CvpA family protein, producing the protein MNLVDVLIIGFILFGALHGYQKGLITSIVNFFIWLVGFLVASWKYMAVLSLAEQYFPLRQWIEPMIYRVLLPTVESKAQTLQQQVLVNILGIIPEQWRGFFPFSDIASTQMPQTLEQVTHSLAGTITESILSLFAFGFVFYFVVLGIQILVAILLRPLGSWSGSFNRGGGLLFGGLGALIGLSVLAGLLSPFLNIGSNDGFMELVLNSYLYPHLIQTFNLLDQMFSAQLKEKLLEPLSMGKGVWF; encoded by the coding sequence GTGAATCTAGTCGATGTACTTATTATAGGTTTTATCTTATTTGGAGCACTACATGGCTACCAAAAAGGTTTGATAACAAGTATTGTTAATTTTTTTATATGGCTGGTAGGGTTCTTGGTAGCATCGTGGAAATACATGGCTGTCTTGAGTCTCGCAGAACAGTATTTTCCACTTAGACAATGGATAGAGCCAATGATTTACCGTGTACTACTTCCTACTGTGGAGTCAAAAGCGCAAACTCTGCAGCAACAAGTACTAGTGAATATCCTAGGTATAATTCCTGAACAATGGCGTGGTTTTTTCCCTTTTTCAGATATAGCCAGTACCCAAATGCCTCAAACTCTTGAACAAGTAACCCATAGTTTGGCAGGGACAATTACCGAGAGTATATTAAGCTTATTTGCTTTTGGCTTTGTATTTTATTTTGTGGTGTTAGGTATTCAGATACTGGTAGCTATTCTTCTGCGCCCACTTGGAAGCTGGAGTGGGTCATTTAATCGCGGAGGAGGGCTATTGTTTGGCGGGCTAGGGGCACTTATTGGTCTGTCAGTATTAGCTGGATTATTGTCGCCGTTTCTAAATATCGGCTCAAATGATGGTTTTATGGAGCTTGTGCTAAATTCATACCTATATCCCCATTTGATCCAAACATTTAACCTCTTAGATCAGATGTTTTCTGCTCAACTTAAAGAAAAGTTGCTTGAGCCACTTTCAATGGGTAAGGGAGTATGGTTCTGA